In Streptomyces durocortorensis, a genomic segment contains:
- a CDS encoding cytochrome P450 — MGDVVRAPWDGYFVTGFDTCAKVLRGRGWLTPDFAWQERQEDSERWEAVATREMTGTLSRLNAPEHTCQRRSLGNLFDRSTIERLTPDVEGHADRLLDELADKLRWGEADFVSTVSEQLPISTVGSWLGIPPEDYPRILEMTHNQVYAQELLPTKSQLAVSAGATVQLRAYFNGLIARRRAEPRNDVLTGWIHTWDAMEPDRERADEILYRLTMFVTIASLETTATLLSAMTSLLLAEPGRWEWLREHPEHIDAAVDEVLRYDPPIHINTRIAAEDTVLAGVPIKKDSMVHVLYGAANHDPRRNPDPGSFDILRGGSHLTFGGGVHYCLGAALAKLEARTLLTRMLDRFPTLHTTSPAVYATRMVFRRVTSLGVAL, encoded by the coding sequence ATGGGTGACGTCGTCCGAGCTCCGTGGGACGGGTACTTCGTCACCGGATTCGACACCTGCGCCAAGGTCCTGCGCGGCCGCGGCTGGCTGACCCCCGACTTCGCCTGGCAGGAGCGGCAGGAGGACAGCGAGCGCTGGGAGGCCGTCGCCACCCGGGAGATGACCGGCACGCTCTCCCGGCTCAACGCGCCCGAGCACACCTGCCAGCGACGCAGCCTCGGCAACCTCTTCGACCGCTCGACCATCGAACGCCTCACCCCCGACGTCGAGGGCCACGCCGACCGGCTGCTGGACGAGCTGGCCGACAAACTCCGCTGGGGTGAGGCCGACTTCGTCTCCACGGTCAGCGAGCAGCTGCCGATCAGCACGGTCGGCTCCTGGCTCGGCATACCGCCCGAGGACTATCCGCGGATCCTGGAGATGACGCACAACCAGGTGTACGCACAGGAGTTACTGCCGACCAAGTCGCAGCTCGCGGTCTCCGCCGGGGCGACCGTACAGCTGCGCGCCTACTTCAACGGCCTGATCGCCCGCCGCCGGGCCGAGCCGCGCAACGACGTGCTGACCGGCTGGATCCACACCTGGGACGCGATGGAACCGGACCGGGAGCGGGCGGACGAGATCCTCTACCGCCTCACCATGTTCGTCACGATCGCCTCGCTGGAGACCACCGCCACCCTGCTCTCCGCGATGACCTCGCTGCTGCTGGCCGAGCCCGGCCGCTGGGAGTGGCTGCGGGAGCACCCGGAGCACATCGACGCGGCCGTCGACGAGGTGCTGCGCTACGACCCGCCCATCCACATCAACACCCGGATCGCCGCCGAGGACACCGTCCTGGCCGGGGTCCCGATCAAGAAGGACAGTATGGTGCACGTCCTGTACGGAGCCGCCAACCACGATCCGCGGCGCAATCCGGACCCTGGCTCCTTCGACATCCTGCGCGGCGGCAGCCACCTCACCTTCGGCGGCGGGGTGCACTACTGCCTGGGCGCCGCACTGGCCAAGCTGGAGGCCCGGACGCTGCTGACGCGCATGCTGGACCGATTCCCCACGCTGCACACCACGTCCCCCGCGGTGTACGCCACCCGCATGGTCTTCCGCCGGGTCACCTCGCTGGGTGTGGCGCTGTGA